The Quatrionicoccus australiensis nucleotide sequence TCCCAAACCAGGTTGAACTCGACGTAGCGGCCGCGCCGGTAAGCCTGGAAGTCGCGTTCACGCTCGCCGTAAGGCATGTCGCGCCGCTTGCCCAGCACCGGCAGGTAAGCTTGGGTGAACGCATTGCCGACGGCCTGGGTCAGGCTGAAACAGCGCTCGAAATCGCCTTCGTTGAGGTCATCGAAGAAGACACCGCCGACGCCGCGCGGCTCGTTGCGGTGCTTGAGGAAAAAGTAGTCGTCGCACCAGGCCTTGTACTTCGGGTAGACCGCGGCGCCGAAGGGCGCCAGCGCATCCCGGCAGGTGCGGTGAAAATGGATCACATCTTCGCGTTGACCGTAATAGGGCGTCATGTCCATGCCGCCGCCGAACCACCAGACGTCGGCTTCGCCTTCCTTGCGTGCGACGAAGCAGCGCACGTTCATGTGTGCCGTCGGGCAATACGGATTGCGCGGATGCAGGACCAGCGAGACGCCCATCGCTTCCCAGGAACGGCCGGCCAGTTGCGGCCGGACGGCGGTTGCTGAGGCGGGCAGCGAGGTGCCGGTAACGTGCGAGAAATTGACGCCGCCGCGCTCGAAGAAGTTGCCTTCCTCGATCAGGCGCGAGGTGCCGCCGCCGCCTTCCGGGCGAACCCAGCTGTCGGTGCGAAAGGCTGAGCCGTCAAAGGCCTCCAGTTCGCTGACGATACGGCTTTGCAGTTCGGTAAAGAAGGCC carries:
- the hemF gene encoding oxygen-dependent coproporphyrinogen oxidase — translated: MSEQNIPTARLKAFFTELQSRIVSELEAFDGSAFRTDSWVRPEGGGGTSRLIEEGNFFERGGVNFSHVTGTSLPASATAVRPQLAGRSWEAMGVSLVLHPRNPYCPTAHMNVRCFVARKEGEADVWWFGGGMDMTPYYGQREDVIHFHRTCRDALAPFGAAVYPKYKAWCDDYFFLKHRNEPRGVGGVFFDDLNEGDFERCFSLTQAVGNAFTQAYLPVLGKRRDMPYGERERDFQAYRRGRYVEFNLVWDRGTLFGLQSGGRTESILMSLPPIVKWRYDWQPEAGTPEAELYEVFLQPQDWLAI